A window of Phenylobacterium sp. NIBR 498073 genomic DNA:
CGCCGGTGGTCGGTTCGAAGTCCAGGCCGTTGGGATTGCGGAGGCCCGAGGCGAACACCCGCGCAGGTCCAGCGGGCAGGGGGTAGACGATGACGGCGGCGCGATTGGTTTCGTTCTCCATGCCGTTCTCGCCGATGTTCGAGTTCGAACCGACGGTGGCGTAGAGCTTCGTGCCGTCCGGGCTGGCGACGACGTTCTTGGTCCAGTGATGGTTGATCGGCCCGCCCGGCAGGTCGAAGACCTTCTCGCCGACCCCGATGATCTGGGTTTGACCGTCCGCATAGGGGAAGGCGACGACGGCGTCGTCGTTGGCGACGTAGAGCTTGCCGCCGGTCAGGGTCATGCCGAACGGCCGCTTCAGCCCCTCGGCGAAAGTGGTGCGCACCTCGGCCATCCCATCGCCGTCGCCGTCGCGCAGAAGGGTGATGCGGTTGGGGCTGGCCATGGTGGCGCCGGCCTTGTCCTGAAGGCGGTTGGCGATCATGGCGGTGATCCCCTTGGCCTTCGACGGCTCTGACGACGCCTCCGAGACCAGCACGTCGCCATTGGGCAGCACCAGCAGCCAGCGCGGGTGGGCGAGGTCGCCCGCGTAGCGGGTCACGGTGAAGCCGGCAGGGGCGACCGGCGCGGCGCCGGCCGGCCAGCCGACCGCCTGGCGGGCGTTCAGGGTCGGGATCAGGCTGGACTTGGGCGGCGGCAGCTGCGGGGAGGCGCCGAAGCCGGCGAACGGGTCCGTCGAGCCCTGGCCGCAGGCGGCGAGGGCCAGGGCGACCAGCGGCGCGGCCACGCGGGTCGGGACGGACGTGAAAGGGATCATGACGCAGGCCTTTGAATGAACGAGGATATTTGACCATCTGTCGGCGACTCGCGCCAGGGGCGGGGCGACAGGCGTTGACAACGTTATCAGGCGTGGCCAACCATGCGGCGAACAAGGACGCGGCCACGAAGGCGGCGAGGGGAGGACGACATGATCGGCAAGGCGGGCCTGCTGGGCGCGGCCATGGCGCTGGGACTGGCCGGCGCGGCCCAGGCGCAGGGCGGCGAGGTGGTGAAGGTCGAGAGCGGCCAGCTGCAGGGCGTGGTGCAGGACGGAGTGCTCGCGTTCAAGGGCGTGCCGTTCGCGGCCCCGCCCGTGGGCGACCTGCGCTGGCGTCCGCCGCAGCCGGCGGCGAAGTGGAGCGGGATCCGTTCGGCCGCCGCCTATGGCCACGACTGCGCCCAGAAGCCGTTCCCGAGCGACGCTGCGCCCCTGGGAACCGAACCGGCCGAGGATTGCCTGGTGCTGAACGTCTGGCGTCCGGCCGGGGCGCCGGCGAACGCCAAGCTGCCGGTGATGGTCTGGATCTATGGCGGCGGCTTCGTAAACGGCGGCTCCTCGCCGGAGGTCTATTCGGGCCACCAGTTCGCCAAGCAGGGTGTGGTGGTCGTCAGCTTCAACTACCGCGTCGGCCGTTTCGGGTTCTTCGCCCATCCGGCTCTGACCAAGGAAAACCCGGGCGGTCCGCTCGGCAACTACGGCTTCATGGACCAGATCGCCGCCCTGAAGTGGGTGCAGCGGAACATCGCGGCCTTTGGCGGCGACGCGGGCAACGTGACCATCTTCGGGGAGTCGGCGGGCGGCTTCTCGATCCACACCCTGATGACCACGCCGGCGGCGAAGGGACTGTTCCACAAGGCCATCGTCGAGTCCGGCGGCGGCCGCGGCAACATCAATCCCGGACGCCGGGTCAGCGGCCAGGCGCCCGGCGGCCCCCCCTCGGGCGAGCAGGTCGGCCTGGCGTTTGCGAAGAGCGTCGGGGTCGAGGGCGAGGACGCCGCGGCCCTGGCGGCGCTGCGCCAGCTGCCGGCCGACAAGGTCGTGGCGGGGCTGAACATGATGACCATGTTCACCCCGACCTATGCCGGTCCGATGGTCGACGGGCAGATCGTGGTCGACGAGCCGGGCAAGATCTATGCGGCCGGCGGCGGGGCGAACGTGCCGCTGATCGTCGGGGCCAACAGCATGGACATCGGCTTCTCGATGGCCAAGTCGATGGACGAGGTGTTCGCGCCGTTCGGGGCCGAGCGCCGTACGGCGGCTGAGGCCGCGTTCGATCCCGACAAGAGCGGCGACGTGCGCAAGGTCGGAACCCTGGTCGCCAGCGACACCATGATGGTGGAGCCCGCGCGGTTCGTGGCCAAGGCCTGGGCCAAGGCCGGACGCCCGGTCTATGCCTACCGCTTCAGCTATGTGGCCGACTCCATGCGCAAGGAGTGGCCCGGCGCGCCGCACGCCACCGAGATCCCCTATGTGTTCGACACCGTGAAGGCCAAGTACGGCGAGGCGCTGAGCGGCTCGGACGCGGCGATGGCGCAGCTGACCAGCGCCTACTGGGTGGCCTTCGCCAAGAGCGGCGATCCGAACGGAGCTGGGCGGCCGAACTGGCCGCGCTATGAGGCCAAGGGCGACCAGATCCTCGATTTCGCCAATGACGGGGCCAAGGCGGGACCCGATCCCTGGAAGGCGCGGCTGGATCTGGTCGAGCAGGCCGCGGACGCGGGGAAGCCGTAGGGCGTTCCCCGGCGAGAATCCGCGCTATATCTGCGGGGATGAAGGACGCCGCAGCGTGACGACGATCAAGGACGTGGCTGCGCGCGCGGGACTGTCGGTGATGACCGTCTCGCGCGTGCTCAATGGCGAGCGTCACGTCAGCGCCCAGGCGCGCGAGAAAGTGCAGGCGGCGATCGAGGCGCTGGGCTACCGGCGCAACGTCTTCGCACGCGGCCTGCCCGGCGCGCGCTCGTTCCTGATCTGCATGCTGATCCCGGAGTCCATCCCGGACTACGTCGCCGAGTTCCAGCAGGGGGCGGTCGAGAAGTGCCGGTCGGCCGGCTACCACCTGGTGGTCCAGCCGTTCGACAGCCGAACGGGCATGGCGGCGCAGGCGGTGGCGGCTGCGGTCGCCTCGCTGCGGCCCGACGGTTTCCTGCTGTTGCCGCCGGTCAGCGACGATCTTGCGGCGCTCGACATGCTCGACAGGGCCGGCGTGCCCTATGGCCGCCTGGCGCCCAGCGTGGCGCCGGAGCGCGGCGCATGCGTGGCGATCGACGAGGTCGAGGCCGCGCGGGCGATGACCGCCGCCCTGCTGGACCTGGGCCATCGCCGCATCGGCTTCATCGGCGGCCCGCCCAATCATGGCGCCTCGGCCTGGAGACTGGAGGGCTATCGCCGGGCGATGGCCGAGCGGGGCCTGACGCCCGAGCCGGGCCTGGTCCAGGACGGCGATTTCATGTTCGAAGGCGGGGAGGCGGCGGGGGCTCGGTTGCTGGACCTGACGCCGCCGCCCAGCGCGATCTTCGCGGGCAACGACGACATGGCGCTGGGCGTGATGGCCGTGGCCCAGCGTCGGGGCGTGTCGCTGCCGCGGGACCTGTCGGTCGTGGGCTTCGACGGCGGTGAGAGCGCCGACCTGGTCTGGCCGCAGCTGACCACGGTGCGCCAGCCGGTGCGGGAGATGGCGGCGACGGCCGCGGAGGCGGTGATCGCCATGGTCGAAGCCGGCGAGCGGGGCGCCAGTTCGCAGAGGCTGGACTTCACCCTGCTGATGCGCGCCTCCAGCGCTCCGCCGACTGAGGCGAGCGCCTAGGAAGAGGGAGCGCGGCCGCCCGGCGCGGCCGTGGAGCCGCGGACGCGGATTTCGAAAGGCAGCTGCCGCGCCGGATCTGCCAGCTCCTCGCCGTCGGCCAGGGTGATCAGCATGTCGGCGGCGGCCTCGCACATGACGTCGACCGGCTGGCGGACCGTGGTCAGCGGGGGTGAGGAGAGGCGCGCGATCCGGGTGTCGTCGAAGCCGGCGATGGAAATGTCGCCTGGGGCCGAGAGGCCGAGCTCACGGGCCGCGGCCAGCACGCCCAGGGCCGTCTTGTCGTTGGCGGCGAACACGGCGGTCGGGCGCCCGGAGCCGGCGAGCAGGGCGTGCCCGGCCGACACGCCGCTCTCGAACGTGAAATAGCCCTGCACCTTGCGTGCGGCCGCAACCGGGAGTCCGGCGCCGGCCATCGCCCGCTCGAACCCCTCCAGGCGCAGGTGCGCGGCGCCGTGGTCGGGATGGCCCAGCACGAAGCCGATCTCGCGGTGGCCCAGGCCGATCAGGTGCTGGGTCAGGGCGAAGGCGGCCGCCTCGTCGTCGATGAACACGCAGGGGCCTTGGTCGCGATCGGCGGTGGGGGCGATCCGCACGTGGGCGACGCCCAGCCGTTCGAGCACCGCCAGCGCCGCCGGGTCGTCCGAGATCGGCGGGGTGGCGATCACCCCGTCAAGGCGCAAGCTGGAGATGATCTGTTCGATCTGCCGGGCGACGTCGCCGCGCGAGTCGATCGGCTCGACCGCCAGATGGTAGCCGGCCTCGCGGCAGCGGAGCAGGGCGCCGATCTCAGCCTCGGTGACGTAGCTGTAGTTGGGATTGTCGTAGAGGAAGCCGATCAGCCGCGAACGGCCGCCGATCAGGCCGCGGGCGGCGATGTTGGGCTGGTAGTCGAGCGCCGCGGCCGCCGCCAGCACGCGCTCGCGCACCTCCTGGCGGACATGGGGCTCGCCGTTGAGCACCCGCGAGACGGTCTTGAAGGACACCTCGGCCCTGGAGGCGACGTCTTTGATCGTCGGTTGCCGGGACAAGCCAATCTCCACCCGCGCGGAGAGGAAGCTCTCGCGTGCTTTGCGCGCGGCGGCAAGTGCCGGCCGCATGAACCCTTGCCAGCGGCTGCAATGCCCGGTTGTCAGGCGCTTCGTCCGATGGTTGTCGGTAACGTTGTCAGATTCGATTTGACAACGTTATCTGAACGCGCACACCTTCACCTTGCCCGCGTCGCATCGCCGTCACGGGACATCAGGATGGCCGGACTTCGATACCGGCCACGGAGGGGGAAACGATGAAGACCAGGACGCTTCTGGCCGTGAGCGCGGCTGTCCAGGCGCTGCTGATCGCGGGCGCTGCGCATGCACAATCGAATGTCGAGATCGAAGAGGTGGTGGTCACCGCCGAGCGCCGCGAGGAGACCGCGCAGCGGACGCCGCTGGCGATCACCGCGCTGTCGGCCGATCAGCTGACCAAGCAGGGCGTGCGGACGGTCACCGACCTGACCAACATCGTTCCCGGCGTCCAGATCGGGTCGACCGGCGGCTCGGTCGAGATCGCGGTGCGCGGCATCGGCAGCACCAACAACACCGAGGTCGGCGATCCGGCCGTGGCGTTCAACATCGACGGCGTCTACATGGCGCGGCCGCGGTCGGCGGCGGGGCTGTTCTTCGACCTCGACCGGACTGAGGTGCTGCGCGGGCCGCAAGGCACGCTGTACGGCCGCAACGCCACCGCCGGCAGCATCAACGTCATCA
This region includes:
- a CDS encoding sorbosone dehydrogenase family protein, with the protein product MIPFTSVPTRVAAPLVALALAACGQGSTDPFAGFGASPQLPPPKSSLIPTLNARQAVGWPAGAAPVAPAGFTVTRYAGDLAHPRWLLVLPNGDVLVSEASSEPSKAKGITAMIANRLQDKAGATMASPNRITLLRDGDGDGMAEVRTTFAEGLKRPFGMTLTGGKLYVANDDAVVAFPYADGQTQIIGVGEKVFDLPGGPINHHWTKNVVASPDGTKLYATVGSNSNIGENGMENETNRAAVIVYPLPAGPARVFASGLRNPNGLDFEPTTGVPWTAVNERDMLGDDLVPDYMTSLQDGGFYGWPYSYFGQHVDARVKPQRPDLVAKAIVPDYALGSHTASLGLAFYTADAFPARYKGGAFIGQHGSWNRKPVSGYRVVFVPFAGGKPSGPPEAFLTGFLDAKDQAQGRPVGVAVDKTGALLVADDVGKAVWRVAPAGAAR
- a CDS encoding carboxylesterase family protein codes for the protein MIGKAGLLGAAMALGLAGAAQAQGGEVVKVESGQLQGVVQDGVLAFKGVPFAAPPVGDLRWRPPQPAAKWSGIRSAAAYGHDCAQKPFPSDAAPLGTEPAEDCLVLNVWRPAGAPANAKLPVMVWIYGGGFVNGGSSPEVYSGHQFAKQGVVVVSFNYRVGRFGFFAHPALTKENPGGPLGNYGFMDQIAALKWVQRNIAAFGGDAGNVTIFGESAGGFSIHTLMTTPAAKGLFHKAIVESGGGRGNINPGRRVSGQAPGGPPSGEQVGLAFAKSVGVEGEDAAALAALRQLPADKVVAGLNMMTMFTPTYAGPMVDGQIVVDEPGKIYAAGGGANVPLIVGANSMDIGFSMAKSMDEVFAPFGAERRTAAEAAFDPDKSGDVRKVGTLVASDTMMVEPARFVAKAWAKAGRPVYAYRFSYVADSMRKEWPGAPHATEIPYVFDTVKAKYGEALSGSDAAMAQLTSAYWVAFAKSGDPNGAGRPNWPRYEAKGDQILDFANDGAKAGPDPWKARLDLVEQAADAGKP
- a CDS encoding LacI family DNA-binding transcriptional regulator produces the protein MTTIKDVAARAGLSVMTVSRVLNGERHVSAQAREKVQAAIEALGYRRNVFARGLPGARSFLICMLIPESIPDYVAEFQQGAVEKCRSAGYHLVVQPFDSRTGMAAQAVAAAVASLRPDGFLLLPPVSDDLAALDMLDRAGVPYGRLAPSVAPERGACVAIDEVEAARAMTAALLDLGHRRIGFIGGPPNHGASAWRLEGYRRAMAERGLTPEPGLVQDGDFMFEGGEAAGARLLDLTPPPSAIFAGNDDMALGVMAVAQRRGVSLPRDLSVVGFDGGESADLVWPQLTTVRQPVREMAATAAEAVIAMVEAGERGASSQRLDFTLLMRASSAPPTEASA
- a CDS encoding LacI family DNA-binding transcriptional regulator, which gives rise to MSRQPTIKDVASRAEVSFKTVSRVLNGEPHVRQEVRERVLAAAAALDYQPNIAARGLIGGRSRLIGFLYDNPNYSYVTEAEIGALLRCREAGYHLAVEPIDSRGDVARQIEQIISSLRLDGVIATPPISDDPAALAVLERLGVAHVRIAPTADRDQGPCVFIDDEAAAFALTQHLIGLGHREIGFVLGHPDHGAAHLRLEGFERAMAGAGLPVAAARKVQGYFTFESGVSAGHALLAGSGRPTAVFAANDKTALGVLAAARELGLSAPGDISIAGFDDTRIARLSSPPLTTVRQPVDVMCEAAADMLITLADGEELADPARQLPFEIRVRGSTAAPGGRAPSS